A genomic region of Arcobacter sp. F155 contains the following coding sequences:
- the bioV gene encoding pimelyl-ACP methyl ester esterase BioV, producing MTFKYFSGFSLENEKELFEDYLVENDLTVSGFSYGTIKAFEYALTTKRRVDLLQLFSPAFFETKDEKFKRMQLMYYKKDEQAYCNTFLQNVSFPSKVNMKDYYKEATVQELEELLYYKWDEKDLEELLNKGTKIEVYLGQKDKIIDTTSAKEFFEKFATVYYIKEKGHILK from the coding sequence ATGACATTTAAATATTTTTCTGGCTTCTCTTTAGAGAATGAAAAAGAGCTTTTTGAGGATTACTTAGTTGAAAACGACTTAACTGTTTCTGGATTTTCTTATGGGACTATAAAAGCATTTGAATATGCTTTAACTACAAAAAGAAGAGTTGATTTATTGCAACTTTTTTCTCCTGCTTTTTTTGAAACTAAAGATGAAAAGTTTAAAAGAATGCAATTAATGTATTATAAAAAAGATGAACAAGCTTACTGTAATACTTTTTTACAAAATGTTTCTTTCCCTTCTAAAGTTAATATGAAAGATTATTATAAAGAAGCTACAGTACAAGAGCTTGAAGAACTACTTTATTATAAATGGGATGAAAAAGATTTAGAAGAACTTTTAAACAAGGGAACTAAAATCGAAGTTTACTTAGGTCAAAAAGATAAAATTATTGATACTACAAGTGCAAAAGAGTTTTTTGAAAAGTTTGCAACAGTTTATTATATAAAAGAGAAAGGACATATTTTAAAATGA
- a CDS encoding AAA family ATPase, giving the protein MKQKKKKMWQNSNNKKQNNLLDKNIKLMAVSAVVLIVLFLYTLFKSSAHIESGSYYFGIIFLLFLLAFAVFARIKQDKIQKFLNKNRKENENSFSSELKEAKQTSVLKETQEENSSIKAVSSDVSFNDVAGISEVKAELEEIVDFLNKPSKYLKHGVKLPKGVLLVGPPGVGKTLIARAVAGEADVPFFYQSGASFVQIYVGMGAKKVRELFMQAKLNAPSIVFIDEIDAIGKQRDGKANDERESTLNELLTQMDGFEGDSGVIVIAATNKIEVLDDALLRAGRFDRRVFVNLPNIEDRKKILELYLNKKHYEFDIDRLAHETSGFSSAALSTLVNEALLNMIKRESKVVEQVDIDIAKTKIEFGKKQTLLLDDKQKEILAIYQASKAYITKSKVSLFDEKVSVLDSIYPSYNELLENIKRYLCGSIAVEVIKNEKYAINKDDIKKAYELAEDMKEEYKMVKSSQNIIDEVSNSLRSIISQNVNEINRLKTLILENEVILENDI; this is encoded by the coding sequence ATGAAGCAAAAGAAGAAAAAAATGTGGCAAAATTCTAATAACAAAAAACAGAACAATCTACTAGACAAAAATATTAAGTTGATGGCAGTTTCGGCTGTTGTATTAATAGTACTATTTTTATATACACTATTTAAAAGTAGTGCTCATATAGAGTCTGGTTCATACTACTTTGGAATTATCTTTCTACTATTTTTATTAGCATTTGCAGTTTTTGCAAGAATCAAACAAGATAAGATTCAAAAGTTTTTAAATAAAAATAGAAAAGAGAACGAAAACAGCTTTTCAAGTGAATTAAAAGAAGCAAAACAAACATCAGTACTAAAAGAGACACAAGAAGAAAATTCTTCAATAAAAGCAGTTAGTTCTGATGTTAGCTTCAATGATGTTGCAGGTATTTCTGAAGTAAAAGCAGAACTTGAAGAGATAGTTGATTTTTTAAACAAACCAAGTAAATATTTAAAACATGGAGTTAAACTTCCAAAGGGTGTTTTACTTGTAGGACCTCCAGGTGTTGGTAAAACACTTATTGCTAGAGCTGTTGCAGGTGAAGCAGATGTTCCATTTTTTTATCAAAGTGGTGCAAGTTTTGTTCAAATATATGTTGGAATGGGAGCAAAAAAGGTTAGAGAACTTTTTATGCAAGCAAAATTAAATGCCCCTTCTATTGTATTTATTGATGAAATTGATGCAATTGGTAAACAAAGAGATGGAAAAGCAAATGATGAAAGAGAATCAACATTAAATGAACTTCTAACACAAATGGATGGTTTTGAAGGTGATTCAGGAGTTATCGTTATTGCAGCTACAAATAAGATTGAAGTTTTAGATGATGCACTTTTAAGAGCTGGAAGATTTGATAGAAGAGTTTTTGTAAACTTACCAAATATAGAAGATAGAAAAAAGATTTTAGAACTATATTTAAATAAAAAACATTATGAGTTTGATATTGATAGATTAGCCCATGAAACTTCAGGTTTCTCTTCTGCTGCACTTTCTACACTTGTAAATGAAGCCTTATTAAATATGATAAAAAGAGAATCAAAAGTTGTAGAGCAAGTTGATATTGATATTGCAAAAACTAAAATAGAGTTTGGTAAAAAACAGACACTACTTTTAGATGATAAACAAAAAGAGATTTTAGCAATCTATCAAGCAAGTAAGGCTTATATTACTAAATCAAAAGTTTCACTTTTTGATGAAAAAGTTTCTGTTTTAGACTCTATTTACCCTTCATATAATGAATTACTAGAAAATATTAAAAGATATCTTTGTGGTTCAATTGCAGTTGAAGTTATAAAAAATGAGAAATATGCAATAAATAAAGATGATATTAAAAAAGCATATGAGTTAGCTGAAGATATGAAAGAAGAGTATAAAATGGTAAAAAGCTCTCAAAATATTATAGATGAAGTTTCAAACTCTTTAAGGTCAATTATTTCTCAAAATGTAAATGAAATAAATAGATTAAAAACACTTATTTTAGAAAATGAGGTAATTTTAGAAAATGACATTTAA